In Candida orthopsilosis Co 90-125, chromosome 6 draft sequence, the following are encoded in one genomic region:
- a CDS encoding Dma1 protein (S. cerevisiae homolog DMA1 has ubiquitin-protein ligase activity and has role in mitotic cell cycle spindle assembly checkpoint, establishment of mitotic spindle orientation, protein autoubiquitination, septin ring assembly), with amino-acid sequence MPESSSILTREHITQPLRLLSTSKSGSTHNLNSLSGSSSPPSPALVSTDPNPSLASQQLHRPTPQQNQQSELLQQQQQTQQQQQPQHQQVRPQSAQPSQPMQPVQPTQRQRARSHQQPSVSRRPSFGLHFLSSFSMRSQPQSDASSSHQTPQSAPPPQQQQQQTQPARANSTPVSPAQQPQQQQQQQQQHKAILTSTGTSSAQSQPHPSQQSPPQQPPTRHLSGSHMQNSSLQLMSNSPTLGNLNSYVDEDINDANVTAFHDTLEEPPEAATETADDVLRPQPQPTATAVSSSSFNLVSSEPNSSSAQDTKQTSDEGKDKDGTFSVRLTPLIDHSSSSSGLYFSPIIRKIKPGAKVSIGRYTEKNKAAAHAAQGSSAPIVFKSKVVSRTHALLDCNEDGQWFLKDCKSSSGTFLNHIRLSPASQESSLMPVIDGDIIQLGMDYRGGTEEVYRCVKMRCEFNKSWQRKVNQFNLEIHKKFRNLSISDPNILANSGAGTGNNGEPGSTDNSECAICLMKVEPCQALFISPCSHAWHYKCIRPIIIKSYPQFYCPNCRTMCDLETDLEDDDDD; translated from the coding sequence ATGCCTGAGAGCTCATCAATCTTGACTAGAGAACACATCACTCAACCACTTAGATTGTTATCAACCAGCAAATCAGGCTCAACGCATAATTTAAACTCGTTATCTGGATCTAGTAGTCCTCCATCACCAGCATTAGTTTCAACTGATCCTAATCCAAGCCTTGCGTCTCAGCAATTGCATCGTCCAACtcctcaacaaaatcaacaactggAACttctccaacaacaacagcagacacagcaacagcaacaaccacaGCATCAACAGGTGCGGCCGCAACTGGCGCAACCTTCACAGCCAATGCAACCGGTGCAACCAACTCAAAGACAACGAGCACGACTGCATCAACAACCCCTGGTTTCAAGAAGACCTTCATTTGGATTGCATTTCTTGAGCAGTTTTAGCATGAGATCACAACCACAGTCAGATGCATCTAGTTCCCATCAGACACCCCAATCAGcgccaccaccacaacaacagcagcaacaaacACAACCGGCAAGAGCAAACTCGACTCCAGTGTCACCAGCACAACAgcctcaacaacaacaacaacaacaacaacaacacaaagCTATTTTAACCTCCACGGGAACGTCATCAGCACAACTGCAACCACACCCTTCACAGCAGCTGCCACCGCAACAGCCTCCCACCAGGCATCTACTGGGATCTCATATGCAAAACTCATCCCTTCAATTAATGTCAAATAGTCCCACATTGGGTAATTTGAACAGCTATGTTGATGAGGATATCAATGACGCCAATGTTACTGCATTTCACGATACACTTGAGGAACCACCTGAAGCTGCCACTGAAACTGCTGATGATGTTTTGAGGCCCCAACCACAACCAACCGCTACAGCcgtatcatcatcatccttTAATCTTGTATCTAGCGAGCCCAACTCCTCCTCGGCGCAAGACACGAAACAAACGTCTGACGAGGGTAAGGATAAAGATGGAACCTTTTCAGTTCGTTTAACACCATTAATTGATCactcatcatcttcaagtGGGCTATATTTCTCCCCAATCATACGTAAAATCAAGCCAGGAGCTAAAGTTAGTATTGGCCGGTATACTGAAAAGAACAAAGCCGCAGCACATGCAGCACAAGGATCCTCAGCTCCCATAGTTTTTAAGTCGAAAGTTGTTTCACGTACACATGCACTATTGGATTGTAATGAGGATGGGCAATGGTTTCTCAAAGATTGCAAATCATCACTGGGTACATTTCTCAATCACATTAGACTTTCACCAGCATCTCAAGAAAGTTCATTGATGCCAGTGATTGATGGAGACATAATTCAATTGGGTATGGATTATCGTGGAGGAACAGAGGAAGTTTATCGATGTGTTAAGATGAGATGTGAATTTAACAAGAGTTGGCAACGTAAAGtgaatcaattcaatttggaaattcaCAAGAAGTTTAGGAACTTGAGTATAAGTGATCCGAATATATTGGCAAATAGTGGCGCTGGTACTGGTAATAATGGTGAACCAGGGTCCACAGACAATAGTGAGTGTGCCATTTGTCTAATGAAGGTTGAACCATGTCAAGCGTTGTTTATAAGTCCTTGTTCACATGCATGGCATTATAAATGTATCAGGCCGATCATTATCAAGAGCTATCCTCAATTTTATTGCCCTAATTGTCGAACAATGTGTGATTTGGAGACTGACttggaagatgatgatgatgattga
- a CDS encoding Pga59 adhesin-like protein (cell wall protein): protein MQYSKVAILSAVAGSAVASYNSTVTDIATTVVTITSCEENKCTEIPVTTGLTTVTDVDTIYTTYCPLSTTEAPASSAEESKSTVAAESSAPASSAEESKSTVAAESSEAPSVSSFEAGAGKLQVGAALVGAAALLL from the coding sequence ATGCAATACTCAAAAGTCGCTATCTTGTCCGCCGTCGCTGGTTCAGCCGTCGCTTCATACAACTCAACTGTCACTGACATTGCCACCACTGTTGTCACCATCACTTCTTGTGAAGAAAACAAATGTACTGAAATTCCAGTTACCACCGGTTTAACCACTGTCACTGACGTTGACACCATCTACACCACTTACTGCCCATTGTCAACCACCGAAGCTCCAGCTTCATCAGCCGAAGAATCTAAATCAACTGTTGCTGCTGAATCATCTGCTCCAGCTTCATCAGCTGAAGAATCTAAATCAACTGTTGCTGCTGAATCATCAGAAGCTCCATCAGTCTCTTCATTCGAAGCCGGTGCTGGTAAATTGCAAGTCGGTGCTGCTTTGGTTGGTGCTGCTGCTTTGTTATTGTAA
- a CDS encoding Ard D-arabitol dehydrogenase, NAD-dependent (ArDH) produces MDPSSYYAYDNIVPSFRLDGRLAILTGGSGGLAAVVARALLAQGADIALIDVNLERTQQAAKEILLWGEEQMKGKHESPIGQVSAWSCNIGDAESVELTFKAINEHHGKISDLLINSAGYAENFPAEEYPAKNAESIVKVNGLGAFYVSQSFARPLIAANKKGSIILIGSMSGTIVNDPQPQCMYNMSKAGVIHLVRSLACEWAKYNIRVNTLSPGYILTPLTRNVIAGHADMKAEWESKIPMKRMAEPKEFVGSILYLASDSASSYTTGHNLVVDGGYECW; encoded by the coding sequence ATGGATCCATCATCATATTACGCATACGACAATATCGTCCCATCATTCAGACTAGATGGCAGATTAGCCATCTTGACTGGTGGTTCAGGTGGTTTAGCCGCTGTTGTCGCTAGAGCCTTACTTGCACAAGGTGCCGATATTGCCCTTATTGAtgtcaatttggaaagaaCACAACAAGCCGCTAAGGAAATTTTACTTTGGGGTGAAGAACAAATGAAGGGCAAACACGAATCTCCAATTGGTCAAGTTTCTGCCTGGTCTTGTAACATCGGAGACGCTGAATCAGTCGAATTGACATTTAAAGCTATTAACGAACATCACGGTAAGATTTCAGACTTGTTGATTAATTCTGCGGGTTATGCTGAAAACTTCCCAGCTGAAGAATATCCTGCCAAGAATGCTGAATCCATAGTGAAGGTTAATGGATTGGGTGCATTTTACGTTTCACAATCATTTGCAAGACCTTTAATTGCTGCCAACAAGAAAGGTTCTATTATTCTTATTGGATCAATGTCGGGTACCATTGTCAATGATCCTCAACCACAATGTATGTACAATATGTCAAAGGCTGGTGTTATACATTTGGTTCGGTCATTGGCTTGTGAATGGGCTAAATATAACATCAGGGTCAACACTTTGAGTCCTGGTTATATTTTGACTCCATTGACTAGAAATGTCATTGCTGGTCATGCTGATATGAAGGCTGAATGGGAAAGCAAAATTCCAATGAAACGTATGGCTGAACCAAAGGAATTCGTTGGATctattttgtatttggcTTCTGATTCCGCCTCATCTTATACTACTGGGCATAACTTGGTCGTTGATGGAGGTTACGAGTGTTGGTAG
- a CDS encoding Hpa2 protein (S. cerevisiae homolog HPA3 has D-amino-acid N-acetyltransferase activity, has role in D-amino acid metabolic process and localizes to cytoplasm, nucleus): MSVIIRPIEAKDKQQWLNLWTGTGGYIEFYKSLDKITPEISETTFARFLDPNEPVYSLVAVDSNSPDRIIGFANYLTHRNTWTINDALYLNDLFVCQDNRLHGVGRKLIETVYDEADRLKCEKCYWSTQFENHRAQLLYTKVGVKSGFLLYRRPNSSD, from the coding sequence ATGTCAGTCATTATAAGACCAATTGAAGCTAAAgataaacaacaatggtTAAATCTTTGGACTGGCACAGGAGGTTACATTGAATTCTACAAATCATTAGATAAAATTACCCCAGAAATTTCCGAAACTACATTTGCTCGTTTCCTTGATCCTAATGAACCAGTTTACTCATTAGTTGCCGTTGATTCCAATTCACCTGACAGGATCATTGGATTTGCCAACTATTTAACTCATCGTAATACTTGGACCATCAATGATGCTTtatatttgaatgatttatttgtttgtCAAGATAATAGATTACATGGAGTTGGTaggaaattgattgagaCAGTTTATGATGAAGCTGATCGATTGAAATGCGAGAAATGCTACTGGTCAACTCAATTTGAGAATCATCGGGCTCAATTATTGTATACTAAAGTGGGAGTTAAATCTGGATTCTTACTTTATCGTCGTCCAAATCTGTCCGATTGA
- a CDS encoding Vid27 protein (protein similar to S. cerevisiae Vid27p), with protein sequence MNFIKKFIGTTPTDEVASIPSGKLFLTRSKQSPKGEIECLYNDAYAAIKQTTTPFFYQLCITKVYQEGEREFSSNSNYSDDEYDEDEDDEIEANSSIVSPNPKYDSRHSSKDEWVFPITEDLRFFRKGVASDGSSKAIAWKDLNGDLGDKFEFIVDDDVRNSDFESFMMTIYKCLYEQKYHESSIKINDVSLLKEFIHNPKSELLNFDDLEYEEESETDHSEVEPDFKNADQSKEEEGQALFVDTEDINSSSTGTSENEKQVAPKGEVVYSTKRFALHLYDSTTGIFVLKSSSVELKLINLSKWEQTLYITSNDGLTINATVSKNMNPTFNYEHSSFIFNHYTFKDNEIVANSWLLKFLEFSDLVQFQNKFIVAMYETLNKKKFGADKGEDGYFVDAFSNLDLNDKEEAVSEEEDEVSEEEEPEVDESTKKFNEELQSFAKKDKNTYLSVGYKDRAYVARGDKIGVFSQCDKSLNFQTTINNVTDLKGHNFNPQKMLLHQEDQFLILSNPDVNDKALYKMDLNRGKIVEEWKISDNVPIKSYAPSSKFAQLTNQQTLTGISSNGLFEIDPRLRGTKLVNDQTYKQYKTTNNQFQTLATTESGHIALGSGKGDIRLFDRLGVNAKTALPTLGDPIVGIDVSKDGRWILATCKTYILLIDTKISAGQKNAGKSGFTAYFDKDKKPTPRRLHLLPEHEAFINNANHKKELQFSRAYFNTGLDQKETTIISSTDNYIITWSLSKVLKNDPVPYVVKRYKQDVVADNFKYGSNNQLIMALQDDVSMVSRRSLVNPKDVFQK encoded by the coding sequence AtgaattttatcaaaaagtttATAGGGACAACCCCAACTGATGAAGTTGCTTCGATTCCATCAGGAAAATTATTCCTAACGCGATCAAAACAGTCACCAAAAGGGGAAATTGAATGTTTGTACAATGATGCTTATGCTGCAAttaaacaaacaacaacccCCTTTTTCTATCAGTTGTGCATTACAAAAGTGTATCAAGAAGGAGAACGTGAATTTAGTAGCAATTCCAACTattctgatgatgaatatgatgaggacgaagatgatgaaattgaggcaaattcatcaattgttctGCCAAATCCTAAATATGATTCAAGACACTCTTCGAAAGATGAATGGGTGTTTCCGATAACTGAGGACTTGAGATTTTTTCGCAAAGGTGTAGCATCTGATGGGAGTTCAAAAGCCATTGCTTGGAAGGATTTGAATGGCGATTTAGgtgataaatttgaatttattgttgatgatgatgtgaGAAATAGTGATTTTGAGTCGTTCATGATGACTATTTATAAATGCTTGTATGAACAGAAGTATCACGAAAGTTCAATTAAAATCAATGACGTCAGTTTATTAAAGGAATTTATTCATAATCCAAAACtggaattgttgaattttgatgaCTTGGAATATGAAGAGGAATCTGAAACTGATCATAGTGAAGTCGAACCggatttcaaaaatgctGATCAACtgaaggaagaagagggaCAAgcattgtttgttgataCTGAAGATATCAACAGCTCAAGCACAGGAACCAGTGAAAATGAGAAACAAGTAGCTCCCAAAGGTGAAGTCGtctattcaacaaaaagatttgCCTTACATTTGTACGACTCTACAACCGGTATATTTGTGTTGAAAAGTAGCTCGGTTGAATTGAAGTTAATTAATTTGAGCAAATGGGAACAAACATTGTACATTACTTCAAATGATGGATTGACTATCAATGCAACAGTGAGTAAGAATATGAATCCAACATTCAACTATGAACATCTGTCTTTTATCTTCAACCATTATACATTCAAAgataatgaaattgtcGCCAACTCGTGGTTATTAAAATTCCTCGAGTTTAGTGATttggttcaatttcagAACAAATTCATTGTTGCAATGTATGAGACAttaaacaagaagaaatttggTGCAGATAAAGGAGAAGATGGGtactttgttgatgcattttcaaacttggatttgaatgataaagAAGAGGCCGTGAGTGAGGAGGAGGACGAGGtatcagaagaagaagaaccagaggttgatgaatcaacaaagaaattcaatgaGGAGTTGCAAAGCTTTGCAAAAAAGGATAAAAACACATACTTGAGTGTTGGTTATAAAGATCGTGCTTATGTAGCCCGTGGTGACAAGATTGGAGTGTTTAGCCAGTGTGATAAGTCATTGAACTtccaaacaacaatcaacaatgtcacAGACTTGAAAGGACACAACTTCAATCCCCAAAAGATGTTACTTCATCAAGaagatcaatttttgatcttgtcTAACCCTGACGTAAATGATAAAGCACTTTATAAAATGGATCTCAATCGAGGTAAGATTGTCGAAGAATGGAAAATTTCCGATAACGTACCGATTAAATCATATGCTCCTAGTTCCAAGTTCGCCCAATTGACAAACCAACAGACATTGACTGGTATTTCTTCCAATggactttttgaaattgatcctCGATTGAGAGGAACCAAATTAGTTAATGATCAAACTTATAAACAATATAAAACcacaaacaatcaatttcagaCATTAGCTACAACTGAAAGTGGACATATTGCTTTGGGTTCGGGTAAAGGCGATATTCGATTATTTGATCGATTAGGTGTCAATGCCAAAACAGCATTGCCGACCTTGGGTGACCCTATTGTTGGTATTGACGTGTCTAAAGATGGTAGATGGATCTTGGCCACTTGCAAGACATACATCTTGTTAATTGATACCAAGATTTCAGCAGGTCAAAAAAATGCGGGTAAATCAGGTTTCACAGCCTATTTCGATAAAGATAAGAAACCAACTCCAAGAAGGTTACATCTCTTACCTGAACATGAAGCTTTCATTAACAATGCCAATCACAAGAAAGAATTACAATTTTCAAGAGCCTACTTCAATACAGGATTAGATCAAAAGGAAACGACGATCATTTCATCTACTGATAATTATATAATTACATGGTCTTTACTGaaggttttgaaaaatgatCCGGTACCTTATGTCGTTAAAAGATACAAGCAagatgttgttgctgaCAACTTCAAATACGGATCgaataatcaattgattatgGCGTTGCAGGATGATGTGTCGATGGTGAGTCGGAGAAGTTTGGTTAATCCCAAGGATGTGTTTCAAAAGTAG
- a CDS encoding Het1 sphingolipid transfer protein (involved in localization of glucosylceramide, which is important for virulence) — MSTFFDEMQKSFADVKITDGKIDTSDFLQASESLVKLFDLLGSTAFVVVQNDMNGNIAKIRKKLLEDPANASTLQDLILTESKTKTKTATQGLLWLSRGLQFTAQAMRETIDQQTKELTTTFTDAYSKTLSKYHGMFVKPVFKLAMQACPYRKDFFAKLGADQTKVAEQLKVWLEALEKIVKIIFDFFASGNYGKGL, encoded by the coding sequence ATGTCCACAttctttgatgaaatgCAAAAGTCATTTGCCGACGTGAAAATCACCGACGGTAAGATCGACACCTCAGATTTCTTACAAGCTTCCGAGTCACTTGTcaaattatttgatttattagGATCAACtgcatttgttgttgtgcaAAATGATATGAATGGTAACATAGCCAAGATCCGtaaaaaattattggaaGACCCGGCCAACGCATCCACTTTACAAGATTTGATTCTAACTGAATCGAAAACCAAGACCAAGACTGCCACTCAGGGGTTATTATGGTTATCACGAGGTTTACAATTCACAGCACAAGCAATGAGAGAAACTattgatcaacaaactAAAGAATTGACTACTACTTTTACTGATGCTTATAGTAAAACTTTGTCAAAGTATCATGGTATGTTCGTTAAACCAGTTTTCAAACTTGCCATGCAAGCATGCCCTTATAGAAAGGATTTCTTTGCTAAGTTGGGAGCTGATCAAACCAAAGTTGCTGAGCAGTTGAAGGTTTGGTTGGAAGCTTTGGAGAAGATTGTCAAGATtatttttgacttttttgCATCGGGAAACTATGGTAAGGGATTATAA
- a CDS encoding Acn9 protein (S. cerevisiae homolog ACN9 has role regulation gluconeogenesis, carbon utilization and localizes to mitochondrial intermembrane space), producing the protein MRPTLALRVRPRRPERPNQTPLFPPLKLYRAILRAHVHKLPQDLRYLGDQYVKKEFKDHKKIDNPLHIVGFLTEWQDYLKQVDGGKWLEGKLSKTELDKMTPEQIGQLYELMKATKKIGEDEVQD; encoded by the coding sequence ATGAGACCAACATTAGCACTTCGAGTGAGACCACGTCGTCCAGAACGACCAAACCAAACTCCGTTATTCCCACCATTGAAATTATACCGAGCCATACTACGAGCTCATGTTCATAAATTACCTCAAGACTTGCGTTATTTGGGTGACCAATACGTCAAAAAGGAATTCAAAGATCATAAAAAAATCGATAATCCATTGCATATAGTTGGTTTTTTAACAGAATGGCAAgattatttgaaacaagttgatGGAGGGAAATGGCTTGAAGGAAAATTGAGCAAGACGGAATTGGATAAGATGACCCCGGAGcaaattggtcaattgtatgaattgatgaaggcaacaaagaaaatcgGTGAGGATGAGGTACAAGATTAG